From Equus przewalskii isolate Varuska chromosome 7, EquPr2, whole genome shotgun sequence, one genomic window encodes:
- the MEP1B gene encoding meprin A subunit beta — MDSWYLPWFLFAALLVVSGLPTPENFDVDGGIDPDIFDINEGLGLDLFEGDVRLAGTQDRNSIIGETYRWPHTIPYVLEDSLDMNAKGVILNAFERYRLKTCIDFKPWAGEANYIAVIKDSGCWSYVGNRRVGRQELSIGENCDRIATVQHEFLHALGFWHEQSRSDRDDYVSIIWDRILSGREHNFNTYDDQVSDSLNVPYDYTSVMHYSKTAFQNGTEPTIVTKISDFADVIGQRMDFSDYDLLKLNRLYNCSSSLSFMDSCDFELENVCGMIQSSGDNADWQRVSQVPRGPDSDHSNMGQCKGSGFFMHFDSSSVNVGAMAVLESRTLYPKRGFQCLQFFLYSSGSENDQLNIYIREYSADDVNGSLTLVEEIKDIPIGSWQLYHVTLKVTNKFRVAFGGVRGTGASLGGLSIDDINLSETQCPHHIWHITNFTQFIGNPSGTLYSPPFYSSKGYAFQIFLNLNHLTNAGIYFHLISGANDDQLQWPCPWQQATMTLLDQNPDIRQRMSNQRSITTDPFMTSDNGNYFWDRPSNVGEVAFFPNGTQFRRGRGYGTSAFITHERLKSRDFIKGDDVYILLTVEDISHLNSTQTEPNPTPGISELCTDFQCENDGLCTVREGKAECRCPSGEDWWYMGERCEKRGSHRDTVIIAASSTAGVFALMLIVTLVSVYCTRKRYRQNASSKTADMTMRNQHAF; from the exons ATGGATTCATGGTATCTGCCTTGGTTTCTCTTCGCTGCTCTCCTCGTGGTTTCTGGCTTG CCAACTCCGGAAAACTTTG atgtAGATGGTGGAATTGACCCGGATATATTTGATATCAATGAAG gTTTGGGACTGGATCTTTTTGAGGGAGATGTCAGACTTGCTGGG aCACAAGATAGAAATTCCATCATTGGAGAAACATACAGATGGCCTCATACCATTCCATATGTTCTAGAAGATAGCTTGG ACATGAATGCTAAGGGAGTTATCCTCAATGCATTTGAACGTTATCGCCTGAAAACATGCATTGACTTCAAGCCTTGGGCTGGAGAAGCTAACTATATAGCAGTGATCAAGGACAGCGG CTGCTGGTCTTACGTGGGAAATAGGCGTGTTGGGAGGCAAGAGCTCTCCATTGGGGAAAACTGTGACAGAATAGCAACGGTTCAACACGAGTTCCTCCACGCACTGGGGTTCTGGCATGAGCAGTCACGTTCTGATCGGGATGACTATGTCAGCATAATTTGGGACAGAATTCTGTCAG GTAGAGAGCACAATTTTAACACCTATGATGACCAAGTATCTGACTCTCTGAATGTTCCCTATGACTACACTTCAGTAATGCACTACAGTAAAACAGCATTCCAAAATGGGACAGAACCAACAATCGTAACAAAAATCTCAGACTTCGCGGATGTGATTGGCCAACGCATGGATTTCAGTGACTATGATCTCCTAAAGTTGAACCGGCTGTATAACTGTT CCTCTTCCTTGAGCTTTATGGACTCATGCGATTTTGAACTGGAAAACGTGTGTGGTATGATTCAAAGTTCAGGTGATAATGCTGACTGGCAGCGGGTTTCACAAGTTCCCAGGGGGCCAGACAGCGACCACTCTAACATGGGCCAGTGCAAAG GTTCTGGTTTCTTCATGCATTTCGACAGTAGCTCTGTAAATGTGGGGGCCATGGCAGTGCTGGAAAGTAGAACACTGTACCCTAAAAGAGGATTTCAGTGcttgcaattttttttatatagcaGCGGAAGTGAAAATGACCAACTGAACATCTATATCAGGGAGTATTCTGCAGATGATGTCAATGGTAGTTTAACCCttgtggaagaaataaaag ATATACCCATTGGGAGCTGGCAACTTTATCATGTAACATTGAAAGTGACCAACAAATTTAGAGTGGCGTTTGGAGGGGTCAGAGGCACTGGTGCATCACTGGGTGGCCTGTCTATTGATGACATCAATCTTTCAGAAACACAGTGCCCTCATCATATCTGGCATATAACGAATTTCACACAGTTCATTGGCAACCCAAGTGGAACTCTATATAGCCCTCCATTTTATTCTTCCAAAGGTTATGCCTTTCAGATTTTCTTGAATCTAAACCATTTGACTAATGCAGGAATATATTTCCACTTGATCTCTGGAGCCAATGATGATCAATTACAGTGGCCGTGTCCTTGGCAACAAGCCACGATGACACTCTTGGATCAAAATCCTGACATTCGACAGCGTATGTCCAACCAGCGGAGTATAACTACAGACCCATTTATGACCAGCG ATAATGGGAACTATTTTTGGGACAGGCCTTCCAATGTGGGAGAAGTGGCTTTTTTCCCTAATGGAACTCAATTTAGAAGAGGTCGGGGCTATGGAACCAGTGCCTTTATAACCCATGAGAGGCTGAAAAGCAGAGATTTTATAAAAGGAGATGACGTTTATATCCTACTGACAGTGGAAG ACATATCCCACCTTAATTCTACACAAACTGAGCCAAACCCAACCCCTGGCATCAGTGAACTTTGCACAGACTTCCAATGTGAGAATGATGGCCTCTGCACTGTCCGAGAAGGCAAAGCCGAGTGCAG GTGTCCGTCAGGGGAAGACTGGTGGTACATGGGAGAAAGGTGTGAGAAGAGAGGCTCCCATCGTGACACCGTTATCATTGCTGCTTCTTCCACTGCCGGTGTGTTTGCCCTGATGCTCATAGTCACCCTCGTCAGTGTCTATTGTACCAGAAAGAGATACCGTCAAAACGCAAGTTCAAAAACAGCAGATATGACTATGAGAAAT CAACATGCATTTTGA